The sequence GTCGATCGGGCAGAATACCGTCAATCCTCCGCCGACGTTGCTCTCGAAGGTCATCTCGGCGTCGCCCGTGGCAACGAGTAGATCGGCGAAGGTCTTGCAGCCCTTTTTGGACATGAGGGTGGTGAGGTTCACCTGGGCGGGCGCCGGCGTGGGGGCCTCCGCCTCCGGCGACGAGAGGACGGAGCTGATCTCGATGACGGCGAGGTCGTAGGAGATTTCTTCGATGGACTTGACGAAGTTGACCGGGGCGGAGTCGGCGACGTCCTCGGCGGAGAAGGATACGCGGCCGGCGCGGTGGTTGGTGATGTTGACGAAGCCGGTGGTGCCAGGGGCGGTGCCGGTGGcctggaagagggaggaggaggctgCTGTGCCGCCGTTAAGCTGGTGGAGATTCTTGGCGCCGAAGTAGTCGACGAGGACATGGAGGGAGAGAACGTTCTTGAGGGCGTAGACAGTGAGGTGCTTGGCGAGGAGGGGGGCCATGCCGGCGTTGCTGACGGCGAGGACGGTGATGGTCTTCCGGCGGTTGATCTCGCCGGCAAGGTGGGTGGCAGTGAGGTAGTTGTTGAAGGTCGAGAACTCTGGGTGCTCCGCGAGGATCTCGGTGATGTTGTGTCCGAGGGACACCTGAATGTAgccggagaggaagaggagggagaggag comes from Phoenix dactylifera cultivar Barhee BC4 unplaced genomic scaffold, palm_55x_up_171113_PBpolish2nd_filt_p 000320F, whole genome shotgun sequence and encodes:
- the LOC103721306 gene encoding fasciclin-like arabinogalactan protein 2, encoding MRLLLSLGLLLSLLFLSGYIQVSLGHNITEILAEHPEFSTFNNYLTATHLAGEINRRKTITVLAVSNAGMAPLLAKHLTVYALKNVLSLHVLVDYFGAKNLHQLNGGTAASSSLFQATGTAPGTTGFVNITNHRAGRVSFSAEDVADSAPVNFVKSIEEISYDLAVIEISSVLSSPEAEAPTPAPAQVNLTTLMSKKGCKTFADLLVATGDAEMTFESNVGGGLTVFCPIDRAMKAFMPKFKNLTADGKLSVLLYHGIPVYNSIQMLKSNNGVVNTLATDGTAKNYNFTVQNDGEVVTLKTTVMVATITGTLIDEDPLAVYMIDAVLEPRELFKPEKAKAPAPAPAAEAEAPTKSRKRHHASPPAPAGPEEAPAGDEKAANDENAAGGRACAEPWVAAATAVAVAAVMVA